The following proteins are encoded in a genomic region of Arcobacter cloacae:
- the ytpR gene encoding YtpR family tRNA-binding protein — protein MIITRSWLEEFIDISKISTDEICKTLNAIGLEVDSLENYSIASKVVVGKVLEKQKHPDADKLNICQVDLGTNQVQIVCGAKNVDVGQFVPVAMVGCDLGNDFIIKEAKLRGVESNGMICSSTELGLPKLNDGILVLDNSIGELILGKELKEYSKLNDSVIEIGLTPNRGDCLSIHGIARELSAYYSIPLLELDKQIKYNDLGIGQIFEIECDSNIDSALSFKAIDLTNFKLGLIFKFRTSILGKYVDNNDIKNTLTYVTHSTGVILNAYSKNMTLKNNNLNILYAKKDEDGFDNIYGIEHLSKICVEHKELEYNDTDYIIEASYINPDLISRKVYEKKIKTSDIYYKASRGSEPNIDFGIDYLSTLISKFGATIYRGTETFIEDKEKLTLDVSTKKINSIIGQEIPKIEIEKILTSLGFEVKDTVDNVLVIKVPHYRHDIKNIADITEEVVRIIGIDNIVSKPLQIDEVNRVNKTSNDLIKKNKLRFKAIENGFFETLTYVFSSKENLEKYGFKTVKEELELINPIVKELNTYRTTLLLNLVEACSNNFKVGSRSTAFFEIGTIFDENRKESKKIAFIQTGFVEQEEISNSGKPKNIDFFSFSKKILNTIGKFDLEPMNNIDNSFIHPYQNANVLIDGEVVGFICKLHPSVCADFDLNDTFIAQIDFEAIKNDIVKTTKYSKFQSSKKDLSIIAPKSLEYKEIKKAINSLNDKNIKQFNLIDIYSDEKLGDKESLTIRFVLQNDEKTMEEEDITTTMSSILDILNQKLSIGIR, from the coding sequence ATGATTATTACAAGAAGTTGGTTAGAAGAATTTATTGATATTTCGAAAATTTCTACAGATGAAATTTGTAAAACTTTAAACGCTATTGGTCTTGAAGTTGATAGTTTAGAAAATTACTCTATTGCATCAAAAGTTGTTGTTGGAAAAGTTTTAGAAAAACAAAAACATCCAGATGCGGATAAATTAAATATTTGTCAAGTTGATTTAGGAACAAATCAAGTTCAAATAGTATGTGGTGCAAAAAATGTTGATGTTGGGCAATTTGTTCCTGTAGCAATGGTTGGGTGCGATTTAGGAAATGATTTTATTATTAAAGAGGCAAAATTAAGAGGTGTAGAATCAAATGGAATGATTTGTTCTTCAACTGAACTTGGTCTTCCAAAACTTAATGATGGGATTTTAGTTTTAGATAATTCAATTGGTGAATTGATTTTAGGAAAAGAGTTAAAAGAATATTCTAAATTAAATGATTCAGTTATTGAAATAGGTTTAACTCCAAATAGAGGTGATTGTTTAAGTATTCATGGAATAGCTAGAGAATTGAGTGCTTATTATTCTATTCCGCTATTAGAACTTGATAAACAAATTAAATATAATGATTTGGGTATTGGTCAAATTTTTGAAATAGAGTGTGATAGTAATATTGATTCTGCTTTATCTTTTAAAGCTATTGATTTAACAAATTTCAAATTAGGTTTAATATTTAAATTTAGAACTTCTATCTTAGGAAAATATGTAGATAATAATGATATAAAAAATACATTAACTTATGTTACACATTCAACAGGAGTTATTTTAAATGCTTATTCTAAAAATATGACTTTAAAAAACAATAACTTAAATATTTTATATGCTAAAAAAGATGAAGATGGATTTGACAATATTTATGGAATTGAACATTTAAGTAAAATTTGTGTGGAGCATAAAGAACTTGAATATAATGATACAGATTATATTATAGAAGCTTCTTATATCAATCCTGATTTAATATCAAGAAAAGTTTATGAGAAAAAAATTAAAACATCTGATATTTATTATAAAGCTTCAAGAGGTAGTGAACCAAATATTGACTTTGGAATAGACTATCTATCAACTCTGATTTCTAAATTTGGTGCAACTATTTATAGAGGAACTGAAACATTTATCGAAGATAAAGAGAAATTAACTTTAGATGTAAGTACAAAAAAAATAAACTCTATTATTGGACAAGAGATTCCGAAAATTGAAATAGAAAAGATATTAACTTCTTTAGGTTTTGAAGTAAAAGATACAGTGGATAATGTTTTGGTAATAAAAGTTCCTCATTATAGACATGATATTAAAAATATAGCAGATATTACTGAAGAAGTTGTAAGAATAATTGGAATTGATAATATTGTTTCTAAACCTTTACAAATTGATGAAGTAAATAGAGTAAATAAAACATCTAATGATTTAATTAAAAAAAATAAGCTTAGATTTAAAGCAATTGAAAATGGTTTCTTTGAAACTCTAACTTATGTATTTTCTTCAAAAGAGAATTTAGAAAAATATGGTTTTAAAACAGTTAAAGAAGAATTAGAACTTATAAATCCTATTGTAAAAGAGTTAAATACATACAGAACTACTCTTCTTTTAAATCTGGTTGAAGCTTGTTCAAATAATTTCAAAGTTGGTTCTCGTTCAACTGCATTTTTTGAAATTGGTACAATTTTTGATGAAAATAGAAAAGAGAGCAAAAAGATTGCTTTTATTCAAACAGGTTTTGTAGAACAAGAAGAGATTTCAAATTCAGGAAAACCAAAAAATATTGATTTTTTCTCTTTTTCAAAAAAGATATTAAATACTATAGGAAAATTTGATTTAGAACCTATGAATAATATTGACAATTCATTTATTCATCCTTATCAAAATGCAAATGTCCTAATAGATGGTGAGGTAGTTGGATTTATTTGTAAACTTCATCCTAGCGTTTGTGCTGATTTTGATTTAAATGATACCTTTATTGCTCAAATTGATTTTGAAGCTATAAAAAATGATATTGTTAAAACAACAAAATATTCTAAATTTCAATCTTCTAAAAAAGATTTAAGTATTATTGCTCCTAAATCATTAGAATATAAAGAGATTAAAAAAGCTATTAATTCATTGAATGATAAAAATATTAAACAATTTAATTTAATTGATATTTATAGTGATGAAAAGTTAGGTGATAAAGAAAGTTTAACAATTAGATTTGTTTTACAAAATGATGAAAAAACGATGGAAGAAGAAGATATTACAACAACTATGAGTTCAATTTTGGACATATTAAATCAAAAATTATCTATAGGCATAAGATAA
- the aroA gene encoding 3-phosphoshikimate 1-carboxyvinyltransferase — MEKFNIKKLNKTFNVEIDSIASDKSISHRCAMFSLFSNETSYIKNYLTAEDTLNTLSIVEQLGAKIKRDGGYVEITPTQTLSEPSDVLDCGNSGTAMRLFCGLLASVDGAFTLTGDKYLRNRPMKRVADPLRSIGALIDGREHGNKAPLFIRGVKELQPFTYHSPVDSAQVKSAMILAALRANGISKYKENELTRDHTERMLKGMGAILENDADGFINIHPLTGHLKPLNITVPTDPSSAFFFALAAAITPNARVLIKNVTLNPTRIEAYQVLKRMGVIVNFIEKENIYEPIGDIEIINNELNGVEVSENISWLIDELPALSIAMSLAKGKSKVSNAKELRVKESDRISSVVNNLKLCGVTYTEFEDGYEIIGGTMKKATINSHGDHRIAMSFAIAGLNCDMDIEDTQCIETSFPNFKEILDSLYK, encoded by the coding sequence GTGGAAAAGTTCAATATAAAAAAATTAAATAAAACATTTAATGTAGAAATAGACTCAATAGCAAGTGACAAATCAATATCACATAGATGTGCTATGTTTTCACTTTTTTCAAATGAAACTTCTTATATTAAAAATTATTTAACAGCAGAAGATACTTTAAATACATTAAGTATTGTAGAACAACTTGGAGCAAAAATAAAAAGAGATGGAGGTTATGTTGAAATAACTCCAACACAAACTTTAAGTGAACCATCAGATGTTCTTGATTGTGGAAACTCTGGAACGGCAATGAGACTTTTTTGTGGTCTTTTAGCATCAGTTGATGGAGCATTTACATTAACGGGTGATAAATATTTAAGAAATAGACCAATGAAAAGAGTTGCTGATCCATTAAGAAGTATTGGTGCTTTAATTGACGGAAGAGAACACGGAAATAAAGCTCCTTTATTTATTAGAGGAGTAAAAGAATTACAACCCTTTACTTATCATTCTCCTGTTGATTCAGCTCAAGTAAAATCTGCTATGATTCTTGCAGCATTAAGAGCAAATGGTATCTCAAAATATAAAGAAAATGAACTTACACGAGACCATACAGAACGAATGTTAAAAGGTATGGGAGCAATATTAGAAAATGACGCAGATGGATTTATAAATATTCATCCACTAACGGGTCATTTAAAACCTCTAAATATTACTGTTCCAACTGATCCTAGTTCGGCATTTTTCTTTGCACTTGCAGCTGCTATTACTCCAAATGCAAGAGTTTTAATAAAAAATGTAACTTTAAATCCAACAAGAATTGAAGCTTATCAAGTTTTAAAAAGAATGGGTGTTATTGTTAATTTTATAGAAAAAGAAAATATTTATGAGCCAATTGGAGATATTGAAATTATCAATAATGAATTAAATGGCGTAGAGGTTAGTGAAAATATCTCTTGGTTGATTGATGAACTTCCTGCTCTTTCAATTGCTATGAGTTTAGCAAAAGGAAAATCAAAAGTTTCAAATGCAAAAGAGTTAAGAGTAAAAGAGAGTGACAGAATATCATCTGTTGTTAATAATCTAAAACTTTGTGGTGTTACTTATACAGAGTTTGAAGATGGATATGAAATAATTGGTGGAACAATGAAAAAAGCAACGATTAATTCACATGGTGATCATCGAATTGCTATGAGTTTTGCAATTGCTGGATTAAATTGTGATATGGATATTGAAGATACTCAATGTATTGAAACATCTTTTCCAAATTTTAAAGAGATTTTAGACTCTTTATATAAATAA
- a CDS encoding 4-hydroxy-3-methylbut-2-enyl diphosphate reductase, protein MEVKLASNYGFCFGVKRAIKIAEDYTNSATMGPLIHNQDEINRLKNDFNVGLYTNLSDIKENDTVIIRTHGIPKNELKDLRKLNAKVINATCPFVTTPQQIVKKMSKEGYSILIFGDSDHPEVKGVQSYGEDQDDVHIILEPSDLEKVIFKNNKIATVAQTTKKKEKYLEIVNALILKNKEVRVFNTICDATFENQDAARELSKEVDIMIVIGGKNSSNTKQLHSICLENCKDSYLIENELELNISWFLNKKLCGITAGASTPDWIIQQVVDKIKSIN, encoded by the coding sequence ATGGAAGTAAAATTAGCCTCAAACTATGGATTTTGTTTTGGTGTAAAAAGAGCTATTAAAATAGCAGAAGATTATACGAACTCTGCAACAATGGGACCATTAATTCATAATCAAGATGAGATAAATAGATTAAAAAATGATTTTAATGTAGGATTATATACAAATTTAAGCGATATAAAAGAGAATGACACTGTAATAATTAGAACACATGGTATTCCCAAAAATGAATTAAAAGATTTAAGAAAACTTAATGCAAAAGTTATAAATGCAACTTGCCCGTTTGTTACAACACCCCAACAAATTGTAAAAAAGATGTCAAAAGAAGGATATTCAATACTAATTTTTGGTGACTCAGATCATCCTGAAGTAAAAGGTGTACAATCATATGGAGAAGATCAAGATGACGTTCATATTATTTTAGAACCATCTGATTTAGAAAAAGTAATATTTAAAAATAATAAAATTGCAACTGTAGCACAAACAACTAAGAAAAAAGAAAAATATCTTGAAATAGTTAATGCTCTAATTTTAAAAAATAAAGAAGTAAGGGTATTTAATACAATTTGTGATGCAACCTTTGAAAATCAAGATGCAGCTAGAGAGTTATCAAAAGAAGTAGATATTATGATTGTAATTGGGGGAAAAAACTCTTCAAATACAAAACAATTACACTCTATTTGCCTTGAAAATTGTAAAGATTCATACTTGATTGAAAATGAATTAGAATTAAATATCTCATGGTTTTTGAATAAAAAATTATGCGGTATAACAGCAGGTGCAAGCACTCCTGATTGGATAATTCAACAAGTTGTAGATAAAATAAAATCAATAAACTAA
- a CDS encoding 30S ribosomal protein S1, with protein sequence MGIEDIDLGEDFDFEQMLNESFENAENNSVVDGVIVEINDERVLVDVGQKVEGQLSISEITIGGEVKYKVGDTIPVMLMGNRGERPNISHKKVLQKEKFDAFVKAHGENFEDVTIEGKIVSVKQRGGFIIEDADGCEYFMPMAQSYLKAQGAIGKTVKAKVIKVNKAQNSIIVSRKKLIEESKAVKDNKVTEILDNKEPINGIIKKITSYGMFVDLGGIDGLVNYNEISYKGPVNPANYYNEGDEVSVVVLSYDKAKQHLSLSIKAALSNPWEEIKDELEVGDTITVTVSNFESYGAFVDLGNDIEGLLHISEISWNKNLKNPKELLTIGEEINVEVIELNIEQKRLRVSLKNLQEKPFAKFTNEHKVGDVIKGKIATLTDFGAFVSIGEVDGLLHNEEASWEPNAKCKTLFKKGDEVEVKIIKIDKEKENISLSVKEIADSPAKRFQDAYKIGDIVKGTVKDTKDFGIFIKLENNLDGLIRNEDFGPLKADEIKNGDEVEAVVVNIDTRKNRVRLSVRRLEQQQEREVLKSVSDDSAMTLGDILKDQMK encoded by the coding sequence ATGGGTATCGAAGATATTGATTTAGGTGAAGACTTTGATTTTGAGCAAATGCTTAATGAGTCTTTTGAGAATGCAGAAAATAATTCTGTGGTTGATGGTGTAATTGTTGAAATTAATGATGAAAGAGTTTTAGTTGATGTTGGTCAAAAAGTTGAAGGTCAATTATCTATTTCAGAAATTACAATTGGTGGTGAAGTAAAATATAAAGTTGGTGATACTATTCCTGTTATGTTAATGGGAAATAGAGGAGAAAGACCAAATATTTCACATAAAAAAGTGTTACAAAAAGAGAAATTTGATGCATTTGTAAAAGCACATGGTGAAAACTTTGAAGATGTAACAATTGAAGGTAAAATCGTTTCTGTAAAACAAAGAGGTGGTTTTATAATTGAAGATGCTGATGGTTGTGAATATTTCATGCCAATGGCTCAATCATACCTAAAAGCACAAGGTGCTATTGGAAAAACTGTAAAAGCTAAAGTTATCAAAGTTAACAAAGCTCAAAATTCAATTATCGTTTCTAGAAAAAAATTAATTGAAGAATCAAAAGCTGTAAAAGATAACAAAGTTACTGAAATCTTAGATAATAAAGAGCCAATCAATGGTATTATCAAAAAAATTACTTCTTATGGAATGTTTGTAGATTTAGGTGGAATTGATGGTTTAGTAAACTACAATGAAATCTCTTACAAAGGTCCTGTTAATCCTGCAAATTACTACAATGAAGGTGATGAAGTTTCTGTTGTAGTTTTATCTTATGACAAAGCAAAACAACACTTATCATTATCAATTAAAGCTGCTTTATCTAATCCTTGGGAAGAAATTAAAGATGAGTTAGAAGTTGGTGATACAATTACTGTAACTGTTTCTAATTTTGAATCTTATGGTGCATTTGTTGATTTAGGAAATGACATTGAAGGTTTATTACATATTTCTGAAATTTCATGGAATAAAAACTTAAAAAATCCAAAAGAACTTTTAACAATTGGTGAAGAGATCAATGTTGAAGTTATTGAATTAAATATTGAACAAAAAAGATTAAGAGTATCTTTAAAAAATTTACAAGAAAAACCTTTTGCGAAATTTACAAATGAGCACAAAGTTGGAGATGTAATTAAAGGTAAAATTGCAACACTAACTGATTTTGGTGCATTTGTATCAATTGGTGAAGTAGATGGTTTATTACATAATGAAGAAGCTTCATGGGAGCCAAATGCTAAGTGTAAAACACTATTTAAAAAAGGTGATGAAGTTGAAGTAAAAATTATCAAAATTGATAAAGAAAAAGAAAACATCTCATTATCAGTAAAAGAAATAGCAGATTCTCCAGCAAAAAGATTCCAAGATGCTTATAAAATTGGTGATATTGTAAAAGGTACTGTAAAAGATACAAAAGATTTTGGTATTTTTATCAAATTAGAAAACAATCTTGATGGATTAATCAGAAATGAAGATTTTGGACCATTAAAAGCTGATGAAATCAAAAATGGTGATGAAGTTGAAGCTGTAGTTGTAAATATAGATACTAGAAAAAACAGAGTTAGATTATCTGTAAGAAGATTAGAACAACAACAAGAAAGAGAAGTTTTAAAATCTGTAAGTGATGATTCAGCAATGACTTTAGGTGATATTTTAAAAGATCAAATGAAATAA
- the serA gene encoding phosphoglycerate dehydrogenase, with translation MSKHTIVVCDHIHEAGLQILQNTEDVNYVYAADVNKTELLNIIKDAHVAITRSSTDVDEKFLNAATNLKAIIRAGVGYDNVDIEGCSKRGIIAMNVPTANTIAAVELTMAHMLSCMRKFPYAHNQLKIDRVWKREDWYGNELYGKKLGVIGFGNIGHRVALRAKSFEMDVVTYDPYIPSTKATDLGIKYTTNFDDILACDIITIHTPKNKETIDMIGFEQIAKMKDGVVLINCARGGLYNEEALVENLKSGKIAMAGIDVFKKEPATNHPLLDLPNVTVTAHLGANTKESQKEISIQAANNAIESARGIAYPNALNLPIDESKIPSFVKPYIELTQKMAFLLAQLSKSEIRSINIAAEGEISEYLDSLQTFSTVGVLSASSGDEVNYVNANFIAKEKNIELTTSEYSNHSGYQNKVSIKITTSTGVKTISGTVFNEDVQRIVELNGFTIDIEPKGKMIVMRNNDVPGVIGEVGKILGDNKINIADFRLSRGKDGALAVILIDEKATSDVLKKLDSLEAAIAVAYAEI, from the coding sequence ATGAGTAAACATACAATTGTAGTTTGTGACCATATACACGAAGCTGGTTTACAAATTCTTCAAAATACTGAAGATGTAAACTATGTATATGCAGCAGACGTGAATAAAACAGAACTATTAAATATTATAAAAGATGCTCATGTAGCAATTACAAGATCATCAACAGATGTTGATGAGAAATTTTTAAATGCGGCAACAAATTTAAAAGCTATCATCAGAGCTGGTGTTGGTTATGATAATGTTGATATTGAAGGTTGTAGTAAAAGAGGAATCATTGCAATGAATGTTCCAACTGCAAACACAATAGCAGCAGTAGAATTAACTATGGCACATATGTTATCTTGTATGAGAAAATTTCCTTATGCTCATAACCAATTAAAAATTGATAGAGTATGGAAAAGAGAAGATTGGTATGGAAATGAACTTTATGGTAAAAAACTAGGTGTAATTGGTTTTGGAAATATTGGTCATAGAGTTGCACTTAGAGCTAAATCATTTGAAATGGATGTTGTTACATATGACCCATATATTCCTTCAACAAAAGCAACTGATTTAGGTATTAAATATACAACAAATTTTGATGATATTCTAGCTTGTGATATTATTACAATTCATACACCAAAAAACAAAGAAACTATTGATATGATTGGTTTCGAGCAAATTGCAAAAATGAAAGATGGTGTAGTTTTAATTAACTGTGCAAGAGGTGGATTATACAATGAAGAAGCATTAGTAGAAAACCTAAAATCAGGAAAAATTGCAATGGCAGGAATTGATGTATTTAAAAAAGAGCCTGCAACAAATCACCCATTATTAGATTTACCAAATGTTACAGTAACAGCACATTTAGGTGCAAATACAAAAGAATCACAAAAAGAGATATCAATTCAAGCAGCAAATAATGCTATTGAATCAGCACGTGGAATTGCTTATCCAAATGCTTTAAATTTACCTATTGATGAAAGTAAAATTCCTTCTTTTGTAAAACCATATATTGAATTAACTCAAAAAATGGCATTTTTACTTGCACAATTAAGTAAAAGTGAAATTAGATCAATCAATATTGCAGCTGAAGGTGAAATTTCAGAATATTTAGATTCTTTACAAACATTCTCAACTGTTGGAGTATTATCAGCAAGTTCTGGAGATGAAGTAAATTATGTAAATGCAAACTTTATTGCTAAAGAAAAAAATATTGAATTAACAACTTCTGAATACTCAAATCATAGTGGATACCAAAATAAAGTTTCAATAAAAATAACTACATCAACTGGTGTTAAAACTATATCAGGAACTGTATTTAACGAAGATGTTCAAAGAATAGTTGAGTTAAATGGATTTACTATTGATATTGAACCTAAAGGTAAAATGATTGTTATGAGAAATAATGATGTACCAGGTGTTATTGGTGAAGTTGGTAAAATTCTTGGTGATAATAAAATTAATATAGCTGACTTTAGACTTTCAAGAGGGAAAGATGGTGCTTTAGCTGTTATTCTTATTGATGAAAAAGCAACTTCAGATGTATTAAAAAAACTTGATAGTTTAGAAGCAGCAATTGCTGTTGCTTATGCTGAAATTTAA
- the efp gene encoding elongation factor P, which yields MAIGMSELKKGLKIEVDGIPYKITEYQHVKPGKGAAFVRCKIKSFLNGKVIEKTFHAGDKCEVPNLQQKQMQFLYDDGELLQFMDNATYEQEGLTYEQVGEAFDWIIDGMVCDMMYFNGKAITVEPPMVVELKIVETPPNFKGDSQGGRKPATLESGAVVQIPFHILEGDVIKVDTRTGEYLEKVK from the coding sequence ATGGCAATAGGAATGAGTGAATTAAAAAAGGGATTAAAAATAGAAGTAGATGGTATTCCTTATAAAATTACAGAATATCAACATGTAAAACCTGGAAAAGGTGCTGCATTTGTTAGATGTAAAATTAAATCATTTTTAAATGGAAAAGTAATTGAAAAAACTTTCCATGCTGGTGATAAATGTGAAGTTCCAAATTTACAACAAAAACAAATGCAATTTTTATATGATGATGGTGAGTTATTACAATTTATGGATAATGCAACTTATGAGCAAGAAGGATTAACTTATGAGCAAGTAGGTGAAGCGTTTGATTGGATAATTGATGGAATGGTTTGTGATATGATGTATTTCAATGGAAAAGCTATCACAGTTGAACCTCCAATGGTTGTTGAACTTAAAATTGTAGAAACACCACCTAACTTCAAAGGTGATTCTCAAGGAGGAAGAAAACCAGCAACTTTAGAATCAGGTGCTGTTGTTCAAATTCCTTTTCATATTTTAGAAGGTGATGTAATTAAAGTTGACACTAGAACTGGTGAATACTTAGAAAAAGTAAAATAG
- the ribD gene encoding bifunctional diaminohydroxyphosphoribosylaminopyrimidine deaminase/5-amino-6-(5-phosphoribosylamino)uracil reductase RibD, whose product MKIDDNFYMKLAIDEAWKYQLLTYPNPAVGCVVVKNGAILSIEAHKEAGKAHAEVNALKAAFLKVNPNSVLKTLNNSHDIHDYLKKNHNNFFEDCEIFVTLEPCNHEGKTPACSELLKILKPKRVIISVKDPNPKASGGLETLLDANIDVDIGILQNDGYNLLLPFISWQNKTCIFFKMAQTLNGSIDGKISSNRALAYVHTLRDKIDLLLIGGNTVRIDKPTLDARYIAGRAPDIMIYSKNKIFDNNIPLFKIPNRKVFISNDLFKLLDYKFVMIEGVYTLLEKFKERIDFMILIVSSKIRKGENSLNDIDLDFEIMHENFIGEDKVIFLKRK is encoded by the coding sequence ATGAAAATAGATGATAATTTTTATATGAAATTAGCAATTGATGAAGCATGGAAATATCAACTCTTAACATATCCAAATCCTGCTGTTGGTTGTGTTGTTGTAAAAAATGGTGCTATATTATCAATAGAAGCTCATAAAGAAGCAGGAAAAGCTCATGCTGAAGTAAATGCACTTAAAGCTGCTTTTTTAAAAGTAAATCCTAATTCAGTATTAAAAACATTAAATAATTCACATGATATTCATGATTATTTAAAAAAGAATCATAATAATTTTTTTGAAGATTGTGAAATTTTTGTAACACTTGAGCCTTGTAATCATGAAGGAAAAACTCCTGCATGTTCTGAACTATTAAAAATTCTAAAACCAAAAAGAGTAATAATAAGTGTAAAAGATCCTAATCCAAAAGCTTCTGGAGGCTTAGAAACACTATTAGATGCAAATATTGATGTAGATATTGGAATATTACAAAATGATGGTTATAACTTGTTGTTACCATTTATTTCTTGGCAAAATAAAACATGTATCTTTTTTAAAATGGCACAAACGCTAAATGGTAGTATTGATGGTAAAATCTCTTCAAATAGAGCATTGGCATATGTTCACACATTAAGAGATAAAATTGACTTACTTTTAATTGGTGGAAATACAGTAAGAATTGATAAACCGACTTTAGATGCAAGATATATCGCAGGACGCGCTCCTGATATTATGATTTATAGTAAAAATAAAATATTTGATAATAATATCCCTTTATTTAAAATACCAAATAGAAAAGTTTTTATTAGTAATGATTTGTTTAAATTACTTGATTATAAATTTGTAATGATAGAAGGGGTTTACACTTTACTTGAGAAATTTAAAGAAAGAATAGATTTTATGATTTTAATTGTTAGTTCAAAAATCAGAAAAGGTGAAAATAGTTTAAATGATATAGATTTAGATTTTGAAATAATGCATGAGAATTTTATTGGAGAAGATAAAGTTATTTTCTTAAAAAGAAAATAG
- the rimP gene encoding ribosome maturation factor RimP has protein sequence MNLEESIKLAVESLGARLYDITTAREHDKNIFRVSITVEGGTSLDKCAEVSRMISPILDLDEPMSGEYVLEVSSPGIERKLKKKKHFMASVGEKVKVKNFATDVFKGELISADEEKIVIKTEFGNEELTYDNILAAATYFEW, from the coding sequence ATGAATTTAGAAGAGTCTATAAAATTAGCAGTAGAGAGTCTTGGTGCAAGACTTTATGATATTACAACTGCAAGAGAACATGATAAAAATATATTTAGAGTTTCTATCACTGTTGAGGGTGGAACAAGTTTAGATAAGTGTGCTGAAGTTTCAAGAATGATTTCTCCAATTTTAGATCTTGATGAACCAATGAGTGGAGAATATGTACTTGAGGTTAGTTCTCCAGGTATTGAAAGAAAATTAAAGAAAAAAAAACACTTTATGGCTTCTGTCGGTGAAAAAGTTAAAGTAAAGAACTTTGCTACTGATGTTTTTAAAGGTGAACTTATAAGTGCAGATGAGGAAAAGATTGTTATTAAAACAGAGTTTGGAAATGAAGAACTTACTTATGATAATATTTTAGCTGCTGCTACTTACTTTGAATGGTAA
- the rbfA gene encoding 30S ribosome-binding factor RbfA translates to MKSVNLQRTESLLMELIPEALSNLDDNRINSLPITGVNCKNGKYDAIVYFDGSDYDKEEIKIIISLLNRANGRIKTHILASTGWYKCPNFNFVNDTSLEKSKHIEDLFMQIRKTKSSEE, encoded by the coding sequence ATGAAAAGTGTAAATTTACAAAGAACAGAATCTTTACTAATGGAGTTAATTCCTGAAGCATTGTCAAATTTAGATGATAATAGAATTAACTCTTTACCAATAACTGGTGTAAATTGTAAAAATGGTAAATATGATGCAATAGTTTATTTTGATGGTAGTGATTATGACAAAGAAGAGATAAAGATAATTATCTCTTTATTAAATAGGGCTAATGGAAGAATAAAAACACATATTTTAGCAAGTACAGGTTGGTATAAGTGTCCTAATTTCAATTTTGTAAATGATACATCATTAGAAAAATCAAAACATATTGAAGATTTATTTATGCAAATTAGAAAAACAAAAAGTAGTGAAGAATGA